DNA sequence from the Sediminibacillus dalangtanensis genome:
GCTTGCTGATGAAGGAACGGTAAATAAGCAGGTAGATGAATGGGCAAGAACAATCGGAGAAAGCAGAGTGGATTCAGATACGCCTATTTATGAAGTAATAGAAGCAATCAACAAGGCAGAGAATGTATTTATGGAGTTTGTCTTGCAGTTTATCGAAGAAAATGAGGAAATCGTACGAAAGGAAGATATCCTACGCTGGAATCGTAAGGTGAACTCAGCTTTTAATCAAATGGTGACGAAGTTTTCCGAGGTATATTACCGAATTACAACACAACGGCTTTTCTCCCAACAGGAATTGATCCATGAGCTAAGCACTCCGATTATACCGGTATTTGAAAGCATGGCAATTGCCCCGTTAATTGGAGAATTGGATTCCTATCGCGCCAAGTTCGTCATGGAGACCATTCCTGCTAAGTGTGTTGAAAAAGAGGTTGATCATTTGTTTATCGACCTTTCTGGTATGCCGACGATCGACACCATGATTGCTCAGCAAATTTATCAGCTGACCGGTATGTTGAAGTTGTTGGGAATTTCATCCACTATTTCCGGTATTCGTCCGGAAGTGGCTCAAACAGCTGTACAATTGGGAATCGATTTTGAAAGTACCGGTACATACAGTTCATTGAAACAGGCACTGCTGACAGCAGGATTAAATATTACAACGGAATAGTCATGTAAGAAAGAGCTTGGAAAAAAAGCATTGTGACCAAAATGAAAACCGAACGATTCACCATTCGTTCGGTTTTTTTGATGAGCAAAAAGCAAAACGTTCTACCCTATGAAAAGTGCAACTTTCCACTCCGACAAGGTACTTCGCTTTCCGCGGGCACGGCTTCAGCTAACTTGGCAAAGAATACCGCTTTGCCAAGTGGACCTTCAGCTCGCGCTCATCCCGATGGAGACTGCGTACCTTCCCTCCGTTGAAGGAGATATCTTCTCTTCGGATATGATTTCCGTTTTACCTATTGCGGTTACAGGTAGAATCAGAGAATACCGCCCTTTAACGAAAACATTCTAATGAACATTTGAATAATAAGTGAATATGATATAAAATGAACCCATTCAAATATTCGTTTGAATAAGGAGGGGCATAATGAAGTCAGATCGCTGTGAAATTTATTGTTATAACGAAGAAACAGTTAATCGGGTGAAAAATAACATAAACAGCGAAGATATTACCGGAATAGTGAAATTATTTAAAATAATGGCGGATGAAAACCGGGCTAAAATTATTTTTGCTTTATCACAGGAGAAAGAGCTTTGTGTTTGCGATGTGGCCAATATCATTGATACTTCCGTGGCAACCGCTTCCCATCATTTGAGGAGCTTGCGGAAAATGGGGCTGGCAACATACCGAAAGCAAGGAAAGCTTGCGTTTTATTCACTAGAGAGTGAATCAATGGTTCAATTACTAGTCCAGTCATTTACCCGTAAAGAAGGGGTGATGGCAAATGGACGATAAGCACATAAAGGAAGATGAAAAAAAGATTTATCGAATACAAGGTTTTACCTGAGCTGGCTGTGCCGGAAAGTTCGAAACGAACGTTAAACACCTGGATGGTGTTTCAGATGCAACCGTTAATTTTGGCGCTGCTAAACTGACAGTTTATGGAGATACTTCTATTGAACAATTAGAACAGGCAGGATCGTTTGAGAATTTAAAAGTGATGGAAGAGCATGAACGGTTTAACCAGCGGCAGCCATCCTTCTGGAAACAGGAAGAAAACCTTCGAGTTCTGATGGCCTTCCTTTTTCTTGCTGCTGCCTGGACTACAGGAAATATGGAGATAGACCAAGGGTTCATCCCGGTTGTTTTATATGGTTTATCGATTCTGACAGGTGGATATAAACTGCTCATCCAAGGGTTGAAGAACCTGGCTGCTTTTCAGTTTGACATGCGCACATTAATGACTGTAGCAGTGATTGGGGCAGCTGCAATCGGTGAATGGGGCGAGGCAGCAGTGGTCGTCATCCTGTTTGCGGTGAGTGAAGCATTGGAATCCTATTCGATGGATAAAGCGCGAGAGTCGATTCAATCCCTGTTGGACATAGCGCCTAAGCAGGCACTAATCAGAAGGGACGGACAGGAAATCTCTGTTTCTGTTGATGATATTCAAGTGAAAGACTTGATGCTGGTTAAGCCGGGACAAAAGCTCGCGATGGATGGAATAGTCGTAAAAGGGAGTTCCACTGTCAATCAGGCGGCTATAACTGGAGAATCTATACCGGCCTACAAAGAAACAGGAAGTACGGTATATGCCGGGACTATGAATGAAGATGGTTATATGGAAGTCGAAGTGACAAAACGGGCAAAGGATACGACACTTGCGAAGATCATTCATTTAGTGGAAGAGGCGCAAGCCGAACGGGCTCCCTCCCAGGCATTTATTGACAAATTTGCCGCCTGGTACACACCGGTGATCATTTTGTTTGCCTTGATACTCGCAGTCGTTCCTCCTCTGTTTTTGGGGAATTGGCACGATTGGCTATACAGAGGGCTCGCTGTTTTGGTAGTCGGTTGTCCATGTGCGTTGATTGTATCCACTCCTGTTTCCATCGTAACGGCGATTGGACACGCTGCAAAACATGGAGTACTCATAAAGGGCGGGGTTTATTTGGAAAAAGCAGGTGCCCTGTCGGTAATTGCTTTTGATAAAACGGGAACGCTGACAAAAGGAGTTCCAGAAGTGACCGATATCGTGCCTATTTCGGAGCACACGGAAAAAGAGATATTGCTTATGGCAGCTGCATTGGAAAAAAACTCCGGCCATCCGTTGGCGGCCGCGGTAACTCGTAAGGCGGACAGAGACTTTTTAGAATATCGCAGCCTGCCAGTAGAAGGATTTTATTCGATGACCGGGCAAGGAGTAAAAGCTTCCGTAAAAGGTACGGAATATTATTTAGGCAGTCCGAAATTATTTGCGGATAGCGTGCAATCATCCCGGCAGCTTTCCGATCGAATCCTGGCCATGCAGAAGAGCGGAAAAACTGTTCTTGTTTTGGGTACTGGTCAAGATGTGATTGGTCTGCTTGCTGTTGCCGATGGTATAAGGGAATCAAGTAAGGCTTCTATTGGAAAACTTCAAGCTTCTCATATTAAGACAGTAATGGTGACAGGAGACAATTCAGAAACGGCCAGAGCGATTGCCGAACAGTTGGGTATCGACGACGTACAGGCTGAACGGATGCCGGAGGAAAAGCTGGAATATATTAAACGCTTGCAGAAGAAACAGGATGTTGCCATGGTCGGAGATGGCATCAATGATGCGCCTGCTTTAGCTGCTTCCTCGGTAGGTATCGCCATGGGAGGTGCGGGAACAGACACAGCTCTTGAGACAGCAGATATTGCGTTGATGGCAGATGACTTGGAAAAACTTCCGTTTACCATGAAATTAAGCAGGAAAACATTGCAAATTATTAAACAAAATATTTCTTTCGCATTACTGATCAAGCTTGTCGCCCTGCTATTGGTTATCCCCGGTTGGTTAACACTATGGATGGCCATTTTTGCAGATATGGGTGCTACCTTGATTGTGACCTTGAACGGCCTCCGTCTGCTCAGGGTAAAAGATTAGCACTTCTAAGGACCTCCTGAAATCGTCAGGGGGGCTTTTGTTTGGCAGTATTCAAAAAGATTGAGGTACCTTTGTGAAAGATAGAAACTGCGCATTAACTTCCTTTGTAGTCCATGGGGCCTTTTTATAGTAGTGGTGTAGGCCAGCGCTACGAAAATACCCTGCGCTTTCCGCGGGCGGCTGGTGAGCTTCCTCGAGCTAACGCTCTGCGGGATCTCACCGAGGCCTTTCCTCCCGCTGGAGTCTTCGGGTATTTCCTTCGCTTAGAATAGCTCCTGTTTCTAAACGAGTGTACTAGACATTTTTCTATTGAATCACTTGTACTGTATGCATCTATAAAAACAAGCAGAAAGCCCAAGAGAAGGAGAAAAGACGGACCCCAACTTCTAAGAAGCAAAGCACGCGCGTCCTGACAACTGTTTTTAAGAAGTCTTGTTGGGTTACAAGGAAAAAGGTTTCTACGCTAGCGATAATTAGCATGCTTCTTAGCGCAGGAAGCATACGCAGACTCCTGCGGGAAAAGCGCGAGCTGAAGATCCACTTGGTAAAGCGGTTTTCTTTACCAAGTTAGCTGAAGCCGTGCCCGCGGAAAGCGAAGTATGCTACCGAAGCGGTGCTTAACACCACGCTTCTTGAACAGGCAATGGAACTTCCCATTATAGTTACTGCGTAGTTTATCTTAAATGCGCCAGTTAACAAGCAGCAAAGCAAGTGAAAATGCATGGACCAGGTTAGGAGGGATTGAAGCCATAGGTGGGTATGTTAAACTAATAGAAATACGAAAAGGCACCAGGGGGGATTTTTGTGTTTACTTATCAGGTGGATGAAGAAGTAGAATTAAAATTGATGGAATTAAGCGATGCTGAGGAGCTGTTTGCGTTGACAGACAGTTCCCGTGAGTACTTACGGGAGTTTTTGCGCTGGGTCGATGGGACAACCAGGAAAGAGGATACGCAAGCATTCATTCAGTCAGGCTTACAGCAGTTCGCAGATAACAAGAGCCTTACAACCGCCATTCTCTATCAAGGGAAGATCGCAGGAGTGATCGGTTTTCACGAAATCAATTGGAACAACAAAAGTGCTTCCATTGGCTATTGGCTGGGAGAAAATCATCAAGGTAAGGGGATAATGAGCAGATCGGTAAAAGCATTGACCAGTTATGGTTTCGCCAGACTTGATTTAAACCGTATCGAAATCCGGGCTGCAGCGGAGAACGTGAAGAGCAGGGCGATACCGGAAAAATTGGGATTTACCAAAGAAGGATGTATCAGACAAGCAGAGCGGCTGTACGACCATTTTGTCGACCATGTTGTATACGGCATGCTTGCTGCAGAATGGCCACATGAATATAAAAAGAACACATGAAAAAGACCCCCATCCTGAAATTGATTCAATAGATAAATAGGTGGGAAAAGCCTGTATCCATGATTACCTAAGTAATCATGGATACAGGCTTTTTAATCTTGATTCTTGACGGGAATTTCCCGGATTGTTGAAGCCGCAAAAAAATTTTTTCTAATCAGGTCGTGCGTGTGTCTGTGGTTACCAATTACTTTTTTGCCAGCGTTTATTGGGTCGGTACAGTGTCTTTGCTGGATTTAATAAACCGCAGGAACAGAAAACGTACAAGGGGTCCCATAACAAGTATCTGTAAAGGGAATGCCAATATATACCCGAACACCGATAATTAATCATGGATAATAGTATTGGTGTCATGTCCACTGTGTAAGTTGCTGGAAAGAAGGCCGAAGATGGACATAAAGAAAGCCATTCCCAGCACCATCAAAGAGAAGGGCTTTTCTGCAACAATCCTTATGACCAATCTAGTACTATTGATTTTTCAACCATTCATACGTACTCTCTAATCCCTTTTGCAAGGAGTGTTTCGGCTTCCATCCCAATTCCGTTTTGATTTTTTCGGTATCAAGACAACGGTTGGTTACGGTGTCAATCGTTCGTTCAGGCAGGTATTTCAGCGGACTGTTACTATCGGTGATGTCTTTTATATGTGCAGCTAACAAATGGATGGTAGTCTCTTTCCCTGTCCCGACGTTAAATACCTTTCCTGTTGCTACCGGATGAGAAGCTGCTATAAGAATGGCCTCGATGCCGTCTCCGATATAGGTGAAGTCGCGGGTTTGTTCACCGCTCCCATAAATGATCAACGGGTCTCCCGCTGCTGCTGCTTCAAAAAATTTGGCCACCACTCCGCAATAAGGGTTTGCTGCCAATTGGCCAGGCCCATATAGATTCGATAATCTTAAAATGGTAAACGGAAGCTTGGATAAGTGATAAAAAACATGACAGTAATGCTCCATAGAAAATTTGCTTGCTGCATATGGCATGGAAATATCATAATAATTTTCCGGGGTAGGTAGTATGTCTGCATTGTT
Encoded proteins:
- a CDS encoding GNAT family N-acetyltransferase; its protein translation is MFTYQVDEEVELKLMELSDAEELFALTDSSREYLREFLRWVDGTTRKEDTQAFIQSGLQQFADNKSLTTAILYQGKIAGVIGFHEINWNNKSASIGYWLGENHQGKGIMSRSVKALTSYGFARLDLNRIEIRAAAENVKSRAIPEKLGFTKEGCIRQAERLYDHFVDHVVYGMLAAEWPHEYKKNT
- a CDS encoding ArsR/SmtB family transcription factor, yielding MMKSDRCEIYCYNEETVNRVKNNINSEDITGIVKLFKIMADENRAKIIFALSQEKELCVCDVANIIDTSVATASHHLRSLRKMGLATYRKQGKLAFYSLESESMVQLLVQSFTRKEGVMANGR
- a CDS encoding NAD-dependent epimerase/dehydratase family protein, giving the protein MSFGNVLITGGAGFVGSQLAAAILPKTDQLFIIDDLSTGHKESLPPSNKISFYQASITDQEVLEEVLPQVDYVFHLACRNLLLSVDDIEADFQTNLFGGYFLLKKTMELNPAIKRFVYTSTASVYNNADILPTPENYYDISMPYAASKFSMEHYCHVFYHLSKLPFTILRLSNLYGPGQLAANPYCGVVAKFFEAAAAGDPLIIYGSGEQTRDFTYIGDGIEAILIAASHPVATGKVFNVGTGKETTIHLLAAHIKDITDSNSPLKYLPERTIDTVTNRCLDTEKIKTELGWKPKHSLQKGLESTYEWLKNQ
- a CDS encoding STAS domain-containing protein, with product MSKQDELLYQYLIDHAASITDRWLQTRKSENGSIYSAHSDDRVETMLREQNKMTIEAVSSSLLADEGTVNKQVDEWARTIGESRVDSDTPIYEVIEAINKAENVFMEFVLQFIEENEEIVRKEDILRWNRKVNSAFNQMVTKFSEVYYRITTQRLFSQQELIHELSTPIIPVFESMAIAPLIGELDSYRAKFVMETIPAKCVEKEVDHLFIDLSGMPTIDTMIAQQIYQLTGMLKLLGISSTISGIRPEVAQTAVQLGIDFESTGTYSSLKQALLTAGLNITTE
- a CDS encoding heavy metal translocating P-type ATPase, translated to MDDKHIKEDEKKIYRIQGFTUAGCAGKFETNVKHLDGVSDATVNFGAAKLTVYGDTSIEQLEQAGSFENLKVMEEHERFNQRQPSFWKQEENLRVLMAFLFLAAAWTTGNMEIDQGFIPVVLYGLSILTGGYKLLIQGLKNLAAFQFDMRTLMTVAVIGAAAIGEWGEAAVVVILFAVSEALESYSMDKARESIQSLLDIAPKQALIRRDGQEISVSVDDIQVKDLMLVKPGQKLAMDGIVVKGSSTVNQAAITGESIPAYKETGSTVYAGTMNEDGYMEVEVTKRAKDTTLAKIIHLVEEAQAERAPSQAFIDKFAAWYTPVIILFALILAVVPPLFLGNWHDWLYRGLAVLVVGCPCALIVSTPVSIVTAIGHAAKHGVLIKGGVYLEKAGALSVIAFDKTGTLTKGVPEVTDIVPISEHTEKEILLMAAALEKNSGHPLAAAVTRKADRDFLEYRSLPVEGFYSMTGQGVKASVKGTEYYLGSPKLFADSVQSSRQLSDRILAMQKSGKTVLVLGTGQDVIGLLAVADGIRESSKASIGKLQASHIKTVMVTGDNSETARAIAEQLGIDDVQAERMPEEKLEYIKRLQKKQDVAMVGDGINDAPALAASSVGIAMGGAGTDTALETADIALMADDLEKLPFTMKLSRKTLQIIKQNISFALLIKLVALLLVIPGWLTLWMAIFADMGATLIVTLNGLRLLRVKD